The Brevundimonas sp. SORGH_AS_0993 genome segment GTGCGACGCCATCGCCGAATCGGTGAAGTCGCGTTTCGGCGTGACCATCGATACGGCGGCGATCGACGCTGACGACGTGGCCGCCACCACCGCCCTGATCCAGGCGGTCAAGCCTGCCCTGGTGGTCAACCTGGCCCTGCCGTACCAGGACCTGTCGATCATGGACGCCTGCCTGGCCGCCGGCGTGAACTACCTCGACACCGCCAACTACGAGCCGCGCGACGAGGCCAAGTTCGAATACAAGTGGCAGTGGGCCTATCAGGATCGTTTCAAGGACGCCGGCTTGATGGCTCTGCTGGGGTCCGGCTTCGACCCCGGCGTCACCTCGGTCTTCACCACCTATATCAAGAAGCACCTGCTGGACCGGATCGACACCCTCGACATCCTGGACTGCAACGGCGGCGACACGGGCCTGCCCTTCGCCACCAACTTCAACCCCGAGATCAATCTGCGCGAAGTGACCGCCAACTCGCGTCACTGGGAGAACGGCCAGTGGATCGAGGGCCCGGCACTGAGCCACAAGCAGACCTTCGACTTCGAGGGCGTGGGCCCCAAGAACATGTACCTCATGTACCATGAGGAACTGGAATCGCTGGCGAAATTCTATCCCGAGATCAAACGCATCCGTTTCTGGATGACCTTCGGCGACAGCTATCTGAAGCACCTGGAGGTGCTGGAGAACGTCGGCATGACTTCGATCGAGCCGATGACGTTCCAGGGCCGCGAGATCGTCCCGATCGAGTTCCTGAAGGCCCTGTTGCCCGAACCCGCGTCGCTGGGCCCCATCACCAAGGGCAAGACCAACATCGGCACGATCGCCACCGGCGAAAAGGACGGCGCGCAGAAGACGGTTTACGTCAAGAACATCTGCGACCACCAGGAAGCCTATGCCGAAACCGGCAACCAGGCCGTCAGCTACACCACCGGCGTCCCCGCCATGATCGGCGCGGCTCTGATGCTGACCGGCCAGTGGAAGGGCGAAGGCGTCTTCAACATGGAGCAGTTGGACCCCGATCCGTTCATGGCGATGCTGAACAAGCACGGCCTGCCCTGGACGGTCGAGGACCTGGACGCCCCGCTGGACTTCTGAAAGGACCCGAACGACCGATGCAGACCAGGGCCGGCGATCCGGGCGCATTCGCGCATTTCGACCTGAACCGCGTCGCCTCGCCAGCCTTCGTGGTGGACGAGGTCGCGGTGCGTCGCAATCTGGCGGTGCTGAAGGATGTGCGCGAGCGGGGGAACGCTCGCGTCCTCCTGGCGCTGAAAGCCTTTTCCATGTGGTCGCTGGCGGATGTGGTCGGGGAATATCTGGACGGCGTCTGCGCCTCGGGCCTGTGGGAGGCGCGGCTGGCGCGCCAGTTCTACAAGGGCGAACTGACCACCTACTCCCCCGCCTATACAGCCCAGGACCTGCCCGAAATCCTGCGGCTGTCGGACCATGTCATCTTCAACAATCCCGCCCAGATCGCCCGCTTCGGCGCTGTGATCGCCGAGGCCCGCGCGGCGGGCGAGACGTTCGAGATCGGCCTGCGTCTGAACCCGGAGCATTCGGAGGGGGAGGTCGCCAAATACGACCCGGCTCAGCCCTGTTCGCGTCTGGGCTTCCCGGTGTCGCAGCTGAGGCCCGAGCACATGGTCGGGGTGGACGGCCTGCACATTCACGCCCTGTGCGAACAGGATTTCGAGCCCCTGTCGCGGATCTGGGCGGCGGTGGAGCCGAAGCTGGCGCCCCTTCTGCCCGGCGTCAAATGGCTGAACCTGGGCGGCGGGCACCATGTCACCCGCGCCGACTATCAGATCGACCGGCTGGTCGACTTCGTGAACGAGATCGGGCGGCGTCATCAGGTCCAGGTCTATCTGGAGCCGGGCGAGGCGGTGGCTCTGGACGCCGGCGTCCTGATCGGAGAGGTGCTGGACGTGTTCGACAACGGCATGCCCATCGCCATCACGGACATTTCGGCCACCTGCCACATGCCGGACGTGATCGAGGCGCCCTATCGCCCGGCCATGCTGGGCGAGGCTGAGACCGGCGTCACCGCCCGCCTCGGCGGACCCTCCTGCCTGGCCGGCGACATCATCGGCGACTATGTCTTCGCCGAGCGGCCGACGCCGGGAACCCGCATCGCCTTCCTGGATCAGGCCCACTATTCGATGGTCAAGACCAACACCTTCAACGGGGTGCCCCTGCCGGCCATCGTCCTGTGGAACAGCGCCACGGACCAGCTGCGGACCGTCAAGAGCTTCGACTGGACCGCGTTCCGCGACCGGCTTTCCTAGATTCAATCGACGTTCGAGAAGATAGGTCTCTTGGCTCGTCATTCCGGGGCTGAGCGGAGCGAAGAACCCGGAACCGAAGGGCGGCGCGTAGCAGCCAACCCAGGGCCAGCAGGCTGAATGTCGATTGAACCTAATCGGAAGACGTCGTTCTGGAGACTTAACCGTCCCTCGGGACCAGCCTGAGAGTGAAATTCAACGATCCCTGCCTTATCAAGGCGTTCAGCCTCAGGACCAGGCGAACAGCAGTCGGCCTTCGCCCATGCGTTCGCGCAGGCCCGGGCAGGTCGGTGTGGGCGACTGAGAAACAGCCATAGCTGCGGCCCAGCTTGCCTTCGCGCGCCAGGAAGTCCGGGTCGGCGTAGTCGGCGCCGTGGACAATGATCGCCCGTTCGCGCGCCTTGTCGTTGGAGTATTCCAGCCCGTCCAGCAGAACGTTCGGTCCCTGTTGCGCGCCCCAGTTGGCGCCGGCGGTGGCATAGGCGCCGACCGAGGACATGTTGGAATCCGGCGTGTTCGAGAATCGCTGGGCGTAGCCGGTGTGCCGGGGGTCCGAACCGCGACCGTGGCAGGTGCGCAGCACCTTGACGTCCCCGCCGATCAGATCGACCTCGTACAGCCGCTCCTCGCCCGAATATTTCTTGAAATCGACCAGATACATCCGGTCGCGCAGGGGCAGGCGGCGGTGATGGGTGTCCAGCGCCGTCATGGCGCGTTCCATCAGCTCCTTGCGGACGTGGCCCCGGGGATCGAGCGGCGGCACTTCGACGTTGGCGGTCTGGATCGTCGGCAGAGTCGCCGCAGGCGGGACGACCGGCGGCGCGATGGTCGCGGCGGTCGTCAGCGGCGCCGTGGCGCTTGCGCTGGCGCATCCGGCCAACATGGCCGATCCGCCCAGAATGAGCCCTCGTCTCGATAGCCGCATGCGACGCCCTCGTTGCGGTTTGTTCTTGAGGCGTGTTTGTTTCAAATGGTTACTGGAGAGGCAACCTGAGCCTTGCGGGGCTTTTTTTGGGCAACGACCTCGGGGGGACGCCCTGATGAAGAATCGGGGCTGGCGCTGGTCGCGCCGTTAGGGACGGCGACGGGCGCGGTGGCGCAGCAAGACCCTGTCAATACTGGGGTTTTCCGGCGCCGGCGCCACGACGTTCGTTGAGGCCGGCCGTCTGCGGGCCGATCCGGCGACCGACATTGTGCAGCGCAGTAAAACTCTCGTGATCCAAGGGAACCAAGTTGTAGAAGTGCGCGACGGCTTCGTCCGCGACGCCGCCCAGGGGTAGATGATCGCCCTGCGCCGGGCCTTCGTCCTGCCCGGACTGATCGACAGCCCCATTCATCTGACGGGCCAGCAGAACCCCAATTCGCGTCTGGAAGAGGTCACGCTGTCCGACGCCGATCGGGCCATGGCCGGCGCCCGCCACGCCGCCGCACCCTGATGGCGGGTTTCAAGCCCGTGGCGGACCTGGGCGCAAACAATGAGGCCATCCTCGCGGATGAAGTTCGTGACGAAGGGCGGGGTCGTCTATCGCGCCGACTGAATGCGTTCCGTCAGGAAGGCGGCGAAGGCCGCCTCGTCCTCGAACCGGGCGACGACCGGCCAGGCCGTAACGTCCACGCGCTGCGCGGGCGTCAGCCGCACCCAGTCCTTCTCCGTCGTGACCAGACCCGCGCCGAAGACGGCGGCTCGGTCACGCAGAAAGGCCATGTCCCGGTGGCTATAGGCCGCATGGTCGGGGAAAGGGACGAAGTCGACCAGGTCGCAGCCCGCCGCCTTCAGCGACCGCTCGACCTTCCACGGCTTGGCGATGCCGGCGAATCCGACCTGGGCGCCGGACGGCGGCGGCCCCTCGGGCGTCAGCCGTGCGACGAAGATGGGCAGATCGCCGAAGGTCCGGAACAGTTCGCCGTCCACCGTCTCCGCATCGGTCGGCGCCAGGATGACCACGGCGTCCGCGCGCGCCAGTCCGGCCTTCAGCGGCTCGCGCATCGGCCCGGACGGAAAGACCGACCCATCTCCGAACGGCCATTCGTCTCCCCGTGTCTCGCCGTCCACGACGATCAGGCTGACGGTCTTGTTCAGCGCCGGGTTCTGATGGCCGTCATCCAGCACCAGGGCCTGCGCGCCTTCGGCGACGGCCGCCTTGGCCCCCGCGACGCGGTCGCGCGCGATCCAGGCCGGCGATCCCTGCGCCAGCATCAGCGGTTCGTCCCCGACGTCGGCGGCGGCATGGACGGCCGGATCGACCTGCGTGGGCCCTTCCAGCCGCCCGCCATAGCCGCGCGACAGGGCGTGGGCGTCCAGTCCCCGGTCGCGCAGCAGACGCAGGATTTCACGCGCCACCGGCGTCTTGCCCGACCCGCCGACGGTCAGATTGCCGACGGAGATCACCGGACCACCGGGATCGACGGGCGCCGCCTTGGCGATCCGACGCGCCGTCGCGGCGGCCCAGACCCAGCCCAGGGGCTTCAGCGCCGTGCGCGTGATCCGCGCATGGTTGCTGTCGCGCACATACCACCAGCGCGGTGTGTTCAGCTTCATCGGCGGCGCGCCTTCGCGGGTGGCGTCAACGGCGCCAGCAGGCTCCACAGCCGCTCCAGCCCGCCGCCCGCCTCGGCCGCGGCCCGGCGCGCCCGCTCGCCCATGGCCTTGGCCGCGGCCGGATCGGCCAGCAGCGGCTGGACCGCCTGGGGCAGTTCGGACGGCGCCTGCACCAGGATCAGCCCGCCGGCCTGGGCCAGGGCGGCCGTCACCGTGGCCCAGTTGGCCGCGTCCGGTCCGGTGATCGTCGGCTTGGCCAGGCGTGCGGGCTCCAGCGGATTGTGGCCGCCCACCGGCGGCAGGCCCAGCGAGGGTGCGAAGGACCCGCCCATCACCACTACGTCCGCCAGACGCAGGAACAGACCCATCTCGTTCAGGGTGTCGGCCAGATAGATGTCCGTGTCCGGCCCCAGCGTCTCCCCCCGTGAGCGCATGGCGAAGGCGTAGCCGTCGCGTCGCAGGGCGGCGGCGATGTGCGGTCCGCGCTCGGGGTGACGCGGCAGCAGGATCAGGCAGGCCCGCTCGCCCAGATGATCCAGGGCGCGGATCAGGGCGATCTCCTCGCCCTCGTGGGTGCTGGCGGCGACGACCACGGGCCGGTCCCCGATCGCGGCCGACAGGCGGTTGAAGGCGCTCGCGTCGTGGGGCAGGGGTTCGCCCGCCAGCTTCAGATTGATCAGGCCGTCGATGCGCGCGCCCAGCCGGGCCAGCCGCGCGGCCGAGGCTTGGTCCTGCGGCAGGATCAGGTCGAAGGCGCCCAGGACCGCGCGCGCCGAAGCGGGAAACCGCGCCCAGCCGTCCACCGTCTTGTCCGTGATCCGCGCGCTGACCAGGGCCAGCTTCACGTCCCGCCGACGCGCCTCCAGAAGCAGATTGGGCCACAGTTCGCTTTCGACCAGAACCCCAAGCGACGGCCGCCAGCGGTCCAGGAAGCGGGCCACGGTCTCGGGGCCGTCCACGGGCGCATACTGATGGATCACGCCGGCCGGAAGCCGTTCGGCCAGGATCCGGGCCGAGGTCACGGTGCCGGACGTCACCAGCACCGTCAGGTCGGGCCGCGCCTTCACGAATCGTTCGACCAAGGGCAGCAGCGACAGGCTCTCGCCCACGCTGACGCCGTGCAGCCAGACCAGGTCGCCGCGCGGCCGCTCGACACGGGTGAAGCCCAGCCGCTCGTCCACCCGCGCGGATTCTTCCTTGCCGCGACTGGCGCGGCCGTCCAGCAGGCGCGGCGCCAGGGGCTCCAGCATCCGGGTCGCCAGCCGATAGGCGATCAGGGGCAGGGGCGTCATGGCTTCAGGCCGGTGAGGGCGTCGGCGCGGGCTTCGACGGCGTTCAGGCGCGCGGTCCAGTCGGCGACGACCTGGGCCATCTCTGCGCCTTCGGGATAGTCGGCCCGGTCCCAGACGACGGCGCCCTTGCCGAAGGGCAGGGGCAGGACCGCCCGGTCCCAGCTTTTCAGCCGGATCGCCGGGCTGCACGACAGGCCGATGAACAGAGCCGGGGCGCCCGACAGTTTCGCCATCAGGGGCAGGCCCTCTGCCATGACCTTGGCCGGGCCGCGCGGGCCGTCCGGGGTGATCGCCAGGGCGCCGACCTTCAACTGTTTCAGCCCGTCGCGCAGGGCCTGCGCGCCCCCTTTGGCCGTCTGCGCCTTGTCCTTGTTGGTCGAAGAGCCGCGCACGGCCGGAAAGCCCTGACGCGCCACCGCCTTGGCGATGAATTCCCCATCGGCCGACAGGGAGATCAGGGCCTTGGCCGGCTGCGCCCGGTTCACCGGCCAGCACGCGGGCGCCAGGGCGATGCGCGAATGCCAGAAGACGCAGAGCACCCCGCCGCCCTGCGCCCACACCGCCTCAGCCGCCGGCTGGTTCTCGTGCGTCCAGCGGATGGTGGCGACGCAGAACTGCATCCATTTCGCCAGGGTCCAGGCCAGGGCCGACTGGACGACCGGGTTGCTCAGCGGCCTCACGTCACGGTCTCGATGGTGGGCGAAGCGCCGTCCAGCGACTGCTGCCTGGCCAGACGGGAATAGAGGCCGCCCCGGGCGACCAGGGCGTCGTGCGACCCTTCCTCGACCACGCGACCGGCCTCGATCACATAGATGCGGTCGGCGTTCCTGACGGTCGACAGGCGGTGAGCGATCATCAGGGTCGCGCGACCCTGCATCAGACGCTCCAGCGCCGCCTGCACCAGAGCCTCGCTCTCGGTGTCCAGGGCGCTGGTCGCCTCGTCCAGCAGCAGGATGGGCGCGTCCTTCAAAAAGGCGCGGGCGATGGCGATGCGCTGGCGCTGACCGCCCGACAGACGCAGGCCCGCCTCGCCCGCGCGGGTGTCGTACCCTTGGGGCAGGGCGACGACGAAATCGTGGGCGGCGGCGGCGCGGGCGGCGGCCTCGATCTGCGCCTGCGTCGCGCCCGGCCGGCCGTAGGCGATGTTGGCGGCGATCGTGTCGTCGAACAGGAAGGGTTCCTGCGTCACCAGGGCGATATGGTCGCGCAGGTCGTGGATACGCAGACGCCGCACGTCCTGGCCATTGATCGTCACCGCCCCGCCGGTCACGTCGTAGAAACGCGGCAACAGGCTCAGGATCGTGCTCTTACCCCCGCCCGACGGCCCGACCAGGGCCACCGTCTCGCCCGGCGTGACCCGCAGCGACACCTGACCCAGCGTCGGGGCGTCCGTCCCGGCATAGGCGAAGGAAACGTGATCCAACGCCACCTCCACCGGCCCGGCGGGCAAGGGGGGCGGCGTCGGCGGCCTCGCGGATTTCGGGCTGGATGTCCAGGGCGGCGAACAGGCGGCGTGCGGCCGTGAAGCCCTCGCTCATGACCGTGGCCAGGTTCGTTACCTGACGCAGCGCCTGGCCGGCCGCCAGCAGCATGCCGATGAAGGCGGCGAACCCGCCCACCGTCATGTCGCCCGACTGCGCGCGCCATCCGGCATAGGCCATGACGGCGGCGACGACGATATAGGCGACCAGATCGCTGGACGGCCCGGCGAAGGCGCGGGCGTTCGCGCCCTTGATGACGTGGCGCTGGCGACGGGCGACCACCTCCGCGACGCGGTCCTGTTCGGCGGCCTCGCGGTTCTCGATCTTGATCAGGCGCACCCCGTCCAGATTCTCCATCAGGGCGGTGGACAGGTTCTCGGTCTCGGCCATGGCCCCCACGGCGGCCTTGCGCGTCTTGCGCCCGAACCGGCGCAGCACCAGCGCCACCAGCGGCACGCCCAGCAGCACCACGATGGTCAACTGCCAGTCGATGAATCCCATGTAGATCAGCACCGCGATCAGGGTCAGCAGGTTCTGGGTGTAGTTGACCACGCCAGACGTGAAGGCCTCGCGCACCATATTGGCGTCGAACAGGACGGAAGAGACGAAACCGCCCGAATGCTGGCTCCGCAGCCGCGCCAGATCGGCGCGGATCATGGCCCCGAACA includes the following:
- a CDS encoding saccharopine dehydrogenase family protein codes for the protein MSRVLVIGAGGVSSVAVHKMAMNTEIFSHITLASRTKSKCDAIAESVKSRFGVTIDTAAIDADDVAATTALIQAVKPALVVNLALPYQDLSIMDACLAAGVNYLDTANYEPRDEAKFEYKWQWAYQDRFKDAGLMALLGSGFDPGVTSVFTTYIKKHLLDRIDTLDILDCNGGDTGLPFATNFNPEINLREVTANSRHWENGQWIEGPALSHKQTFDFEGVGPKNMYLMYHEELESLAKFYPEIKRIRFWMTFGDSYLKHLEVLENVGMTSIEPMTFQGREIVPIEFLKALLPEPASLGPITKGKTNIGTIATGEKDGAQKTVYVKNICDHQEAYAETGNQAVSYTTGVPAMIGAALMLTGQWKGEGVFNMEQLDPDPFMAMLNKHGLPWTVEDLDAPLDF
- a CDS encoding carboxynorspermidine decarboxylase, with the translated sequence MQTRAGDPGAFAHFDLNRVASPAFVVDEVAVRRNLAVLKDVRERGNARVLLALKAFSMWSLADVVGEYLDGVCASGLWEARLARQFYKGELTTYSPAYTAQDLPEILRLSDHVIFNNPAQIARFGAVIAEARAAGETFEIGLRLNPEHSEGEVAKYDPAQPCSRLGFPVSQLRPEHMVGVDGLHIHALCEQDFEPLSRIWAAVEPKLAPLLPGVKWLNLGGGHHVTRADYQIDRLVDFVNEIGRRHQVQVYLEPGEAVALDAGVLIGEVLDVFDNGMPIAITDISATCHMPDVIEAPYRPAMLGEAETGVTARLGGPSCLAGDIIGDYVFAERPTPGTRIAFLDQAHYSMVKTNTFNGVPLPAIVLWNSATDQLRTVKSFDWTAFRDRLS
- a CDS encoding murein L,D-transpeptidase catalytic domain-containing protein, whose translation is MRLSRRGLILGGSAMLAGCASASATAPLTTAATIAPPVVPPAATLPTIQTANVEVPPLDPRGHVRKELMERAMTALDTHHRRLPLRDRMYLVDFKKYSGEERLYEVDLIGGDVKVLRTCHGRGSDPRHTGYAQRFSNTPDSNMSSVGAYATAGANWGAQQGPNVLLDGLEYSNDKARERAIIVHGADYADPDFLAREGKLGRSYGCFSVAHTDLPGPARTHGRRPTAVRLVLRLNALIRQGSLNFTLRLVPRDG
- the lpxK gene encoding tetraacyldisaccharide 4'-kinase — encoded protein: MKLNTPRWWYVRDSNHARITRTALKPLGWVWAAATARRIAKAAPVDPGGPVISVGNLTVGGSGKTPVAREILRLLRDRGLDAHALSRGYGGRLEGPTQVDPAVHAAADVGDEPLMLAQGSPAWIARDRVAGAKAAVAEGAQALVLDDGHQNPALNKTVSLIVVDGETRGDEWPFGDGSVFPSGPMREPLKAGLARADAVVILAPTDAETVDGELFRTFGDLPIFVARLTPEGPPPSGAQVGFAGIAKPWKVERSLKAAGCDLVDFVPFPDHAAYSHRDMAFLRDRAAVFGAGLVTTEKDWVRLTPAQRVDVTAWPVVARFEDEAAFAAFLTERIQSAR
- a CDS encoding 3-deoxy-D-manno-octulosonic acid transferase — its product is MTPLPLIAYRLATRMLEPLAPRLLDGRASRGKEESARVDERLGFTRVERPRGDLVWLHGVSVGESLSLLPLVERFVKARPDLTVLVTSGTVTSARILAERLPAGVIHQYAPVDGPETVARFLDRWRPSLGVLVESELWPNLLLEARRRDVKLALVSARITDKTVDGWARFPASARAVLGAFDLILPQDQASAARLARLGARIDGLINLKLAGEPLPHDASAFNRLSAAIGDRPVVVAASTHEGEEIALIRALDHLGERACLILLPRHPERGPHIAAALRRDGYAFAMRSRGETLGPDTDIYLADTLNEMGLFLRLADVVVMGGSFAPSLGLPPVGGHNPLEPARLAKPTITGPDAANWATVTAALAQAGGLILVQAPSELPQAVQPLLADPAAAKAMGERARRAAAEAGGGLERLWSLLAPLTPPAKARRR
- a CDS encoding lysophospholipid acyltransferase family protein; this encodes MRPLSNPVVQSALAWTLAKWMQFCVATIRWTHENQPAAEAVWAQGGGVLCVFWHSRIALAPACWPVNRAQPAKALISLSADGEFIAKAVARQGFPAVRGSSTNKDKAQTAKGGAQALRDGLKQLKVGALAITPDGPRGPAKVMAEGLPLMAKLSGAPALFIGLSCSPAIRLKSWDRAVLPLPFGKGAVVWDRADYPEGAEMAQVVADWTARLNAVEARADALTGLKP